The following is a genomic window from Pseudomonas sp. FP2335.
GGCCGAACGCCTGCGCGAAAACGAAGCCGTGGTGCGCGCCATCCGCAACAAGAACAGCGCCCTGGCCAGTGCCGAAATGCGTCGGCACATCCTTCAGGAAGGCCTGCGCATGGGCATTCGCTTGAACATCCCGGATGACCATCTGGGCAGCTGATTTTTTGGAGACCGGCCATGACCGCTTATGCGTTGCAACGCGACCCTATCTTCCCAGCCCTGCGCTTGATCGCCGGTAAAAAGCCCTCGGTGGACGACATCTACCCGCGCCTGTTCGACGCCATCCTCGAACAGCGCATCGCGCCGGCCAGCCGTTTCACCGAAGAGAGCCTGGGCGAGACCTTTGGCGTGAGCCGCAGCGTGATTCGTCGGGTCCTGGCGAAACTGTCCCATCAACAAGTGATCATCCTGCGCCCCAACCAGCGTGCCCAGGTGGCCGCACCGGATGCGCAGCAAACCCGGCAGATCCTCGAAGCCCGGCGCCTGACGGAAATCACCGTGGTGCAACTGGCCTGCGTGCATGCGACACCCACACAAGTGCGCCAGTTACGCGAACTGATCGCCCGCGAGCGCGAATGCATCGAGCGCGATCAACGTGGCCCGGCCATTCGTTTGTCCGGGGAGTTTCATCTGCAACTGGCGGCGATGGCGCGTAATGCCCCGCTGGCGCAGTTTCTCAACAGCCTGGTGCCGCTGACATCGTTGGTCATTGCCCAATATGAAGCGAAAGCCTGCACCTACTGTGCATGGCAAGAACATGTGGCGATTGTGGATGCGCTGGAGCAACGGGACGCCGCCGCCGCCGTGAGCCTGATGACCCAGCACCTGGATCACCTGGAATCCAAATTACTCAAACACCACTGATCCCCCTGACAAATGGAGATCAAAATGTGGGAGCTGGCTTGCCTGCGATAGCGGAGGGTCAGCCAACACATCTGCAACTGATACACCGCTATCGCAGGCAAGCCAGCTCCCACAGTGATCGCATTCCAATTCAAGTAAAAAAGCCCCCGTATCTTGCGATACGGGGGCTTTTGTTTTCAGCGTCAGATCAAGCCGGTTACAACACCGACTGACCACTCAACGCCAGGTCCAGCAACTCGCGGTTGGCCACTGCATACATGGCGTAGTCCGTGCCAACGGCAGCACGAATCTCCACCATCATCGCCACCCAACGCTCTGCCATGTCCTTGTGCTGCTCAAGCCACAGGGCCACGCGGGCTTCCATGTCTTGTGGCGCGTCGGCCATTTGCAGTACCGAAATGGTGATCGCCCGTTGCTGCCAGTCCACATCGTCGCGGAACGCTTCGCGGGCCTGGGCCTGCCAGTTGTTGGCCACCGGCAAGTCGCTGATCTGCTGCAGGTACCACGGCAAGTCCAGGGCGCTGCCAACGGCGAAGTAGGCCTTGGCCACTTCGGCGGCGTCATGCCCGGTCACGTCGGCGGCTTCGATGATCGGCAGCAAGGTGTACAGGTGGGTAGTGCCTGCAACCATGCGCGCCAACAACTCAGGCACGCCAGCTTCGGTGTAAGCCTGGTAGCGGGTCTGCCAGCCTTCGCGGGTCGGGCCTTCCAGCAGTTCGTCGAGCTTGAGGCCCAGCGCCGCCAGGTGCGGACCGAAGTGCGCGGTGTCACGACCAGCGTCCTGTTCGTTGCGACGGCTGCGCAGGAACCAGCGCGTGGCGCGGCGCCCCAGACGCATCAGCTCGTCCATCAGCTCCAGTTGCACGTCAGCGGAAACCTGATGATCCAGGGCTTCAATCTGGCGGAACCAGTGCGGGAGGTGGAAGATGTCGCGCACGATCACATAAGCGCCGGCCACGTTCGCCGGGCTCATGCCGGTCGACTCTTTGAGTCGTTGAACGAAGGTGATGCCCATGTGGTTGACCAGGTCGTTGGCGATCTGGGTGCTGACGATCTCGCGCTTGAGGCGGTGACGACGCATGGCCTCGCCGAACTTGGCCACCAGGCTCGGCGGGAACGCAGTCTCCATGTCACGGGTCAGGTACTCGTCATCCGGCACCTGGGACTTGAGCAACGCTTCCTTGAGGTCGATCTTGCTGTACGAGATCAGTACCGACAGCTCCGGGCGGGTCAAGCCCTTGCCGTTGGCCGCGCGCTCGACGAGCTGCTCCTCGGTCGGCAGGTACTCGATGGCGCGGTCCAGCTTGCCACGGCCTTCCAGGTCGCTCATCAGGCGCTTGTACTCGGCAGCACGCTCGTAGGCACGGCGCGCGGCCAGGGACAGGGCCTGGGTCTGCTTGTAGTTGTTGCCCAACACCAGGTTGCCGACTTCGTCGGTCATGCTCGCCAGCAACTGGTTGCGTTGCTTGTCAGTCATGTCACCGGCCTGCACCACTTCGTTGAGCAGGATCTTGATGTTCACTTCGTGGTCGGAGCAGTCCACACCACCGGCGTTGTCGATGAAATCGGTGTTGGAACCGCCGCCATTGAGGCCGAATTCCACACGACCCAGCTGGGTCATGCCGAGGTTGCCGCCCTCGCCCACCACCTTGCAGCGCAGCTCGTTGCCGTTGACGCGCAATGCGTCGTTGGCCTTGTCGCCCACATCGGCATGGCTTTCGCTGCTGGCCTTGACGTAGGTGCCGATACCGCCGTTCCACAACAGGTCCACCGGCGCCTTGAGCAAGGCATTCAGCAGTTCGGTCGGAGTCAGCTTGTCGGCCGAGATGTCGAAGCGTTCTTTCATCTGTGGCGAGATGGCAATGCTCTTCGCGCTGCGCGAGAAGATACCGCCGCCTTCGGACATGATGCTGGTGTCGTAGTCGGTCCAGGCCGAACGCGGCAGCTCGAACATGCGCTGGCGCTCGACAAAGCTGGTGGCCGGGTTCGGGTTTGGATCGATGAAAATGTGCAGGTGGTTGAACGCTGCGACCAGTTGCAGCTTGTCGGACATCAACAGGCCGTTACCGAATACGTCACCGGCCATGTCGCCGATGCCCACCACGGTGATGCTGTCTTCCTGCACGTTGATGCCGCGCTCACGGAAGTGACGCTGCACACCGACCCACGCGCCCTTGGCGGTGATGCCCATTTTCTTGTGGTCGTAACCGGCGGAACCACCGGAGGCGAACGCATCGCCCAGCCAGAAGCCGTAGTCGATGGCGATGCCGTTGGCGATGTCGGAGAAGGTCGCGGTGCCCTTGTCCGCGGCAACCACCAGGTACGGGTCATCGTCGTCATGACGCACGACGTTGGCCGGTGGCACCAGGGCGCCATCCTTGAGGTTGTCGGTGATGTCCAACAGACCGGAAATGAAGATGCGGTAGCAGGCGATGCCCTCGGCCGCGATCTCGTCGCGGCTGCCGCCCAGTGGCAGGCGACGCGGCAGGAAGCCGCCCTTCGCACCCACCGGCACGATGACCGAGTTCTTCACTTGCTGGGCTTTTACCAGGCCAAGCACTTCGGTACGGAAGTCTTCTTCACGGTCGGACCAGCGCAGGCCGCCGCGGGCAACGTTGCCGAAGCGCAGGTGCACGCCTTCGACACGCGGCGAGTAGACGAAGATTTCAAACTTCGGCACCGGCTTTGGCAGCTCGGGAATCGCGCGCGGGTCGAACTTGAAGCTGAAGTACGACTTGTTCTGGCCGTTGGCGTCGGTCTGGTAGAAGTTGGTACGCAGCGTGGCTTTGATCAGGTCCAGGTAGCGACGCAGGATGCGGTCTTCGTTGAGCACCTGAACGTCGTCCAGCGCGCTGAGAATCGCTTGCTCCAGGCGTTGCTGCTTGTCTTCCAGGTCGTCGGCGGTGAGTTTGCGCGCCAGGTAGAAGCGGGTCTTGAACAACCGGGTCAACTCGCGGGCGATGTCGGTGTGGTTGTTCAGGGTGCTGGCGATGTAACCGAGGTCGAAGCCCAGGCGGATCTGCTTGAGGTAACGGGCGTAGGCACGCAGCAGCGCGACGTCGCGCCATGGCAGGCCGGCGGTGAGTACCAGGCGGTTGAACGCATCGTTCTCCGCGTCGCCATGCACGATGTGCACGAACGCGTCCTGCAGGGTGTCGTTGAGTTGCTGGATGTCCAGGTTCACGCCTTCGGCGGCGATGAACGCGAAGTCATGGATCCAGAACTCACGGCCATTGGCATGACGCAGGCGATACGGGAACTCGCCCAGCACGCGCAGGCCGAGGTTTTCCAGGATCGGCAGTACGTCGGACAGCGCCAGCGGGGTGTCGGCGTGATAGAGCTTGCAATGCAGCTCGCGCTGGCCGGAGACCTGGCCCAGCGGCTGATAGAAGCTCATCACCAACGGATTGGCTTCGGTCAGGCTGTTGAGATGCTGCATGTCGACCACGGCCGAATGCGCAGCGAAACGCTCGCGGTAACCAGCCGGGAAGCCTTTCGGGAAGTCGGCCAGCACGTTGGTGCCCTGGGCTTCGCCGAAGCTTTCGATCACCAGGCTCGAGTAGTCGTCCTGCCAGCTGCGGCAAGCCTGCACCACTTCTTTTTCCAGTTGCAGCGGGTCGATGTCGAGGCGGTTCTTCGGATCGACACGCAGAATCAGTTGCACACGGGCCAGCACGGATTCGGAGAAGAAGGTCCAGAACTCGCAATCCGATGCTTTCAGGCGATCCATCAGCACTTGTTGGATCTTCTGGCGCACTTCGGTGGAATAGATGTCGCGCGGCACGTAGGCCAGGCAGTAGCAGAAACGACCGTACGGGTCTTTGCGCAGGAACACGCGGATCTTGTTGCGTTCCTGGATCTGCACGATGGACATCACGGTGCTGAACAGCTCGTCGACCGGAGTCTGAAACAGGTCGTCACGGGGCAGCACTTCTACGACTTGCGCCAGCTCCTTGCCCAGGTGCGCCTTGGCCTGGAAGCCCGAGCGGCGCTCGATTTCGGCGACCTTGCGGCGGATGTACGGGATGACGCGCACGCTTTCGCCGTACACCGAAGAGGTGTAGAGGCCCATGAAGCGGTGTTCCTTGATGACCTTGCCGTCGGCGCTGATCTCACGGATCGACACATAGTCCGGGTAGGCCGGACGGTGCACACGGCTTGGGTGGGCCGCCTTGGCGAACGACAGTACCGTCGGTTCGCGCAGGTAGTTCACCGCGTAGTCTTCGATGCGCAGGTCGTCGGCGGTGAGGCCGGCACGCAGCAACTTGGTCAGACCGAGGAAGGAATCGGCGTCATATTCGATATGACCGCCGTCCGCCTCGTCACGTACCACGAACTCTTCATAGCCGAGGAAGGTGAAGTGGTTGCCCACCAGCCATTCCAGGAAGTTCTTGATCTCGGCCTTTTCTTCGCCGTCGATGGCGAACTGGCTCGCGTCGATACCGGCCAGCAGGTCCTGTACCTTGGCTTTCATCGGCTCGAAATCGGCCACGGCCACGCGCACTTCGCCCAGCACCTGCTCAAGCTCTTTGCTCAGCACGCTCAGTTCGGCGGTATTGGCGCAACGGTCGATTTCCAGGTACATCAGCGATTCTTGCTGGATGCCTTCGCCCTGGGTGCCTTTTGGCAGGATTTCCAGCAACTCGCCCTTGGCGCCACGGCGCACGCTGAGCACGGTGGTTTGCAGGGTGTGGATGCTGTAGCCGCGGCGGTTCAGCTCGGTACGGACCGAGTCCACCAGAAACGGCAGGTCATGGTGCAGCACTTCGACCGCAGTGTGGGTCGATTGCCAGCCATGACGTTCGTAATCGGGGTTGTACACACGCACTTGCGGTTGGGTGTGGTCAAAGCGCTCAAGCAGGCGCCACGCAGAGAGGGTGCAGCCGGCCAGGTCGGAAAGGCGACGTTGGGTCAGTTCATCCAGGGAAATGATGCCGAAGAATTGTTCAGCGAACAGCGCCACTTGTGGCAGTGCCTGTTCACTGATGTGCTGCGCCAGTGCCGCTTGCAGTTGATGCTGGAAGTCGGCCTTGCTGGCTGCGGTGAAGAACGCCATCTGTGGTACTCCGCTTGGGCTTGTTATTGATGAAAGCGTCGCGTGTTGTCCCCTTGCGGGGAGACCGTCAGCGCCGTTCGCAGGTTAACCATAGCGAATTCGGCGTGACAGGTGGGTGAAGCTGGACAAGACCACCGGGTCACATACAACTTTCACAAGATACACACCTTGCCGGGTGACGGTACGACGGGCAGGTCAGGCGCCTGGCAGGTGCACATCCGTTGCGCAGCTTAACGAGTGTAGGAAGACAGCTGCTTGCGATGCTGCGACATATTCGGTCATCGGTAAGCAGGCTGCGGGTTGCAACTTGGGCAACCCGGAATTCGCGGCGAAAAAATCGACTATTATCACGCCTGTGAGTGCCAGAAATGACCGATTCGGCCCGCAAGGTCATGCACTGGGCCAGACATAGAATGCAGCACAAAATTCGCCGCAATGGCACAATCGCCGGCATTGCGCCCTAGCCCTGACAGGATTCCCCATGCTGCAACTTAAAACCGACGCCCTGATGGTCACCCCGTGCGACGACGAAGAAGACAACATGGCCATGCTCTGCTGCCACGGCAAGAACGGCGAGATGTTCATGCTCACCCGCTACCCGGATGAAGACGAAGTGGAACTGACCTGGGACTACGAGCCATCGACGCTCGACGGGCTTAAAGTCACCCTGGGCGACACCACGCTGCTGGTAGAACTGGCAGCAGGCGATGCCGACGCGCTGGGCGGCAAGGATCAATTGCAGATCACCCACGCCACCGCCGCAGCGGACCTGGCCGAAGTCGAAGAAACCCTGCAAAACATCCTCAAAGGCACCGGCACCTTCATCCGAATCTAAGTCCACCCAGAGTCACATGAGGTTGAAGCTTGTGTGGGAGCGGGCTTGCTCGCGAATGCGGTCTGTCAATTGCAGATGTGTTGTCTGGTCCACCGCATTCGCGAGCAAGCCCGCTCCCACATTCACAGTGTTTCAACACAAAAATCCTACAAGATTTGCCAAAAATACCCGTCACGCCGTTAGTCGCCACACCCCTCGATGCATTAAAGTAGACGCCCCAGCCCGGCGCTCGTGTCATGACGCCCAGGGCGCACCTCTCCAGGAACCGTCATCGATGGAACATCGTGAAGCGCTGCTCGCGCTGCGAACCTTTCTTTCTACGCAGATTCTCGGCCAGGAAAAACTCATCGATCGTCTGTTGATCGCCCTGCTCGCCGACGGCCACATGCTGGTCGAAGGCGCGCCGGGGCTGGCCAAGACCAAGGCCATCAAAGAGTTGGCCGAAGGCATCGAGGCGCAGTTCCATCGCATCCAGTTCACCCCCGACCTGTTGCCCGCCGACATCACCGGCACCGAGATCTATCGCCCGGAAACCGGCAGCTTCGTGTTCCAGCAAGGCCCGATCTTCCACAACCTGGTGCTGGCGGACGAAATCAACCGGGCCCCGGCCAAGGTGCAATCGGCCTTGCTTGAGGCCATGGCCGAGCGCCAGGTCAGCGTCGGGCGCAGCACCTACGAACTGTCGCCACTGTTCCTGGTGATGGCCACGCAAAACCCCATCGAGCAGGAAGGCACCTACCCATTGCCCGAAGCCCAGCTCGACCGCTTCCTGATGCATGTGAAAATCGGTTTCCCGGACGCCACCGTGGAACGGCGCATCCTGCAACAGGCCCGTGGCGAAGCGCTCAATGGCGAAACCAAACCCGAGCGTCGTGTCAGCCAGCAAGCCATCTTCGCCGCCCGCAAGGAAATCCTCGGCCTGTACATGGCCGATGCGGTGGAGGAATACCTGGTGCAACTGGTCATGGCCACGCGCACCCCGGCCAAGTTCGACCCGGAGATGGCCGAGTGGATCGCCTACGGCGCCAGCCCGCGGGGCTCCATTGCCCTCGACCGCTGCGCCCGCGCCCATGCGTGGCTGGCCGGTCGCGACTTTGTCAGCCCGGAGGATATTCAGGCGGTGCTGTTCGACGTGCTGCGCCATCGCATCATTCTGTCGTTCGAAGCCGAAGCCGCCGGCATTGACCAGGACCGCGTGGTGCAACGCATTCTCGACGTCGTTGCCGTCGCTTGAGCCCCATGAACGCAGGCGATGGCATCCGCGTCACCCTCAGCGAATTGATCGAGATGCGCCATCGCGTGCGCGAAGTGCAGCTGTTTTCCACGCCGAGCCAGCGCAGCCCGCTGATCGGCCTGCATCACTCCAAGTTGCGCGGGCGCGGTGTCGACTTCGACCAGGTGCGCGTGTACCAGGCCGGCGATGACGTACGCACCATCGACTGGCGCGTGACTGCACGCACCCAGGAGCCGCACACCAAGCTGTTCCATGAAGAACGCGAACGGCCGATCTTCATCATGGTCGAGCAAAGCTGCCGGCTGTTTTTCGGTTCGGGGCAGATGTTCAAGTCGGTGCTCGCGGCCCAGGCGGCGAGCCTGATCGGCTGGGCGGCGCTGGGCCACAACGACCGTGTCGGCGGGTTGGTATTCGGTGACAACGAGCACTACGAAATCAAACCGCGGCGCAGCAAGCAAAGCCTGCTGCAACTGCTCAACCGCCTGGTGCGGGTCAACCAGAGCCTGAACACCGAAAGCCACCCGGAAGCCGACGCCCTCGGCATGGCCCTGCGTCGTGGCCGCGAAGTACTGCGCCCGGGCAGCCTGGTGATCGTGATCTGCGATGAGCGCGCCCTGACCGAAGGCGCCGAGCAACAGCTGAGCCTTTTGGCGCGCCATTGCGACCTGCTGCTACTGCCGATTTCCGACCCGCTCGACCACGCCCTGCCCGCCGCCGGGCTGCTGCGTTTCGCCCAACGCGGCGCGCTGCTGGAACTCGACACGCTCAACTACGACCTGCGCCAGGCCTACAAGGCCCAGGCCGAAGCGCGCATTGCACGCTGGGAACTGCTCGCGCAAAAACTGCGGGTGCTGCTGATGCCGTTGAGCACCCAGAGCGAAATGGTCGAGCAACTGCGCGAATACCTCAACCCGCAACGCCCGGTTAAAAAACAATGAGCAGCCTTGACCAACTGCAACCGCTGATCGCCCCTCCGGCCATCGGTTTCTGGCCGCCGGCACCGGGCTGGTGGCTGTTGCTGCTGCTCATCCCGTTGCTCGGCTGGGGCCTGTGGTCACTGCGCCGCTTCCTGCCGACACGACGCCCGGTGGCCCGCGCCGAACAACCACTGGACCCACTGCGCATCGCCGCCCTGGCGGAACTCGCGCTGATGCCCAAGCCCTACGACGGCGCCCCTGCCGGCGCCTGGCTGCAACAACTCAACGGTCTGCTCAAGCGCCTGTGCCGCAACGACTACCCCTACAGCCAGAGCCACACCCTCAACGGCCGCAAATGGCTGGCATTCCTCGACAACCGCTGCCCCGCCGCCGGCCTGACGCGCTGGATGGTGCTGGTCGAAGGCGCCTACAAGCCCGAATGCAAACTCGACGACAAGGCCATCGCCGGCCTGACCCAAGCCGTCGACACCTGGATTCGCAAACATGTTTGAGTTCGCCTGGCCGTGGATCTTCGCCCTGTTGCCATTACCCTGGCTGATGCGCCTGGTGCTGCCGGTCGCCGACAGCGGTGAGCCGGCCTTGAAGGTCAGCTACCTCAACGACCTCGAAAGCCTCGCCCGCCGCCGCGCCCGCTCAAACCTGCCGGGCTGGCGCCAGCAAGCACCATTCGTTTTCCTGTGGCTGTTGCTGCTCAGTGCCGCCGCGCGCCCGGAATGGCTCGGCGAACCGCTGCCGATTGCCGCCAGTGGCCGCGACTTGCTGGTGGCGGTAGACGTGTCCGGCTCCATGGATTTCCCCGACATGCACTGGCAGGACGACGACATCAGTCGCCTGAGCCTGGTCAAGCACCTGCTCGGCGATTTCCTCGAGGCGCGCGAAGGCGACCGTGTCGGCCTGATCCTGTTCGGCAGCCAGGCCTACCTGCAAGCGCCGCTGACCTTCGACCGCCGCACCGTACGCACCTGGCTGGATGAAGCACGCATCGGCATCGCCGGCAAGAACACCGCGATTGGCGACGCCATCGGCCTGGCCCTCAAGCGCCTGCGCCAACGCCCGGCGCAAAGCCGCGTGCTGATCCTGGTCACCGACGGCGCCAACAACGCCGGGCAGATCGACCCACTGACCGCCGCGCGCCTGGCCGCCGAAGAAGGGGTGAAAATCTACCCGATCGGCATCGGTGCCGACCCTGAGCAGACCGGTTCCCTGGGTATCCTTGGCGTCAACCCGAGCCTGGACCTTGACGAGCCCGCGCTCAAAGCGATTGCCGAGGCCACGGGTGGCCAGTATTTCCGCGCGCGCGATGGCGAAGAGCTGCAAGCCATCAAGCAGACCCTCGACAAACTCGAACCCGTCGAACAGCAACCGACCCAGGCCCGCCCGGCTCTGGCGCTGTACAGCGCGCCCCTCGGCCTGGCCCTGGTGCTGAGCATGCTGCTGGTGATCCAGGAACGCTGGCCGAACAACGCGCTGCAACGGCTGTTCGACAAACTGTCGAGCAAGGGCCGCTTCCTGCAACAACACCCTGAATGGCGCCAACGCCTCAAACGCCTGCGTTTACGGAGGCGTCGATGATCGACCTGTGGCCGCACTGGTTCCGCCCCTGGTGGCTGTTGCTGCTGCCGTTGCTCGGCTGGCTGCTGTGGCAACTGTGGCACCGGCAAAAACGCGCGGGGCGCTGGCAGATGATCTTGCCGCCGGCCTTCCATGCCGTGTTGCTCAGCGGCGGCAACGGCCGCGAAAGCAAAGCGCCGTGGGTGGTGCTCGGCATCGCCTGGCTGCTGGCCGTGCTGGCGTTGCTGGGCCCGAGTTGGCAGCGGGTTGAACAGTCCAGCCAGAAGCCATCCGACCCGTTGGTGGTATTGCTGGAACTCACTCCGGAAATGCTCGCCACCGACAGCCCGCCCAACCGCCTGGAGCAGGCACGGCGCAAGCTCTACGATTTGTTGCAGGCACGCACCGACGCACAGACCGCCATCGTCGTCTACGCCGGCAGCGCCCACACCCTGGTGCCGCTGTCGGACGACCTCGCCACCAGCCGCAACCTGCTGGAAGCGCTGCGCCCCTCGATCATGCCCGAGCCCGGCCACCGCGCCGACCTGGCGGTCGAGAAAGCCCTGTTCCTGCTCAAACAAGGCGGGCTGGGCCAGGGACGCCTGCTGTTGATCGGCTCGTCGCTGTCCAAACAGGAACGCCAGGGCATTCGCCTGCTGCTGCAAGGTGCCCAGACCCCGAGCCTGTCGATCCTCGGCATCGGCAGCCGTGAAGGCACGCCCGTGACCCAGGAAAGCGGCGAGTTTCTCAAGGACGAACAAGGCGCGATTCTGGTACCACGTCTCGACAGCCCCACACTCAAGGCCTTTGCCAGTGAGATGGGCGGCCGCTACCGTGCCGCGCGCCTGGATGACAAGGACCTGCGCCAACTCGGCGTGCTCGACCCGCCCCAGGCCCTGCGCGACGACGGCCAGCGCCTGCACCTCGACACCTGGGCCGACCAGGGTTACTGGCTGCTCCTGCCGCTGTTGCTGCTGGCGGCCTGCGCCGGGCGCCGCGGCTGGCTGTTCTGCCTGCCGTTGCTGCTGTTGACCGCGCCCCAGCCCAGCTATGCCTTTGAATTACAGGACCTGTGGCTGCGCCCCGACCAGCAAGGCCAATACCTGCTGAAGAAAAAGCGTCCGGCCGAAGCCGCCGAGCACTTCCAGGACTCGCAATGGCAGGGTGTGGCGCTGTATGAAGCGGGCAACTACGCCGAGGCCATCAAGCGTTTCGCCGAAGGCAATGACGCCTACTCCCACTACAATCGTGGTAATGCCCTGGCCAAGTCCGGCGCACTGGAAGCCGCCATCGATGCCTATGAACAGGCGCTGGAAGCCCAGCCCGACCTGCAACCGGCGTTGAAAAACAAAGCCCTGGTGGAAGCCTTGATGCAGGAACAGGCCGAGCCCGAGCCGGAGAAACCGGCAGAAAACCAGGATGACGAAACCCGCCAACCCGGCCAAACTGCGCAGCCGGGTGCCAGCGGGCAAAATGCCACAGGTGACGAGCAGACGTCCCAGGGCCAGGGCGAGGCCGGCACCGGCGAGACCCAGGCCGGGGCCACCCCCCCCACCGGCGGCAACGAAGTGCCGGGCAGCGAACTGGGGGATGAACAAACCACCACCCCGCCGCTGCGCCCCAACGACGCCAGCCTTGACGGAGAACACCGCCAGGCCCTGGAACAATGGCTGCGGGAGATCCCGGACAACCCCGGTGAACTGCTGCGCCGCAAATTCTGGTACGAACAGCAACAACATCAGGACAAGACTCGATGAGCCGCCGCACCACCCTACTGCTTCTGCTCACGTTATCGGCAGGCCACGCC
Proteins encoded in this region:
- a CDS encoding tetratricopeptide repeat protein; translation: MIDLWPHWFRPWWLLLLPLLGWLLWQLWHRQKRAGRWQMILPPAFHAVLLSGGNGRESKAPWVVLGIAWLLAVLALLGPSWQRVEQSSQKPSDPLVVLLELTPEMLATDSPPNRLEQARRKLYDLLQARTDAQTAIVVYAGSAHTLVPLSDDLATSRNLLEALRPSIMPEPGHRADLAVEKALFLLKQGGLGQGRLLLIGSSLSKQERQGIRLLLQGAQTPSLSILGIGSREGTPVTQESGEFLKDEQGAILVPRLDSPTLKAFASEMGGRYRAARLDDKDLRQLGVLDPPQALRDDGQRLHLDTWADQGYWLLLPLLLLAACAGRRGWLFCLPLLLLTAPQPSYAFELQDLWLRPDQQGQYLLKKKRPAEAAEHFQDSQWQGVALYEAGNYAEAIKRFAEGNDAYSHYNRGNALAKSGALEAAIDAYEQALEAQPDLQPALKNKALVEALMQEQAEPEPEKPAENQDDETRQPGQTAQPGASGQNATGDEQTSQGQGEAGTGETQAGATPPTGGNEVPGSELGDEQTTTPPLRPNDASLDGEHRQALEQWLREIPDNPGELLRRKFWYEQQQHQDKTR